From the genome of Hymenobacter cellulosilyticus, one region includes:
- a CDS encoding ABC transporter ATP-binding protein, with the protein MEQATTATKTGNIFDWQVLRRLMTYVRPYQRVFYFLIFLTVATAALGTLRPFLIQRMVDVSIEQGDMLGLNKMFGLLLILLVAHALVSYLQTYFGGWLGQYIVRDIRVDLYKHILDLRLKFFDRTPIGVLVTRNISDVETLSDVFSEGLAAMIGDILQLLFIMGFMFWIDWRLTLVSLSVIPPLLYSTYVFKEKVKTSFQEVRTAVANLNSFVQEHLTGMNVVQIFNNEEREYRKFKAINQEHTRANIRSVLYYSIYFPVAEVLAAVGVGLLVWYAAQGQIEGTISKGALIAFIMYNALFFRPIRQIADRFNTLQLGLVSTERLLKLLDSKELIADNGTYAPAQLQGDVKFDKVWFAYNDEEYVLRDVSFEVKAGQTIAFVGATGAGKTSIINLLSRFYEINKGTIAVDGHDLREYDLKELRRHIGVVLQDVFLFAGTIQDNITLGNKDITEEQIWAAADLVGARRFIERLPGGLQYPVMERGATLSVGQRQLISFVRAMVYQPRIIILDEATSSVDSETEELIQQAIEKLMQGRTSLVIAHRLSTIQKADRIIVLDRGEIKEAGTHEELLRHGGFYQQLYQMQYKDALNTPAE; encoded by the coding sequence ATGGAACAAGCTACTACCGCTACTAAAACCGGCAATATCTTCGACTGGCAGGTGCTGCGCCGTCTGATGACCTATGTGCGGCCTTACCAGCGGGTTTTTTACTTCCTGATCTTCCTGACCGTGGCTACCGCCGCCCTGGGCACGCTACGTCCCTTCCTGATTCAGCGCATGGTCGACGTCAGCATCGAACAGGGCGACATGCTGGGGCTCAACAAGATGTTTGGCCTGCTGCTGATTCTGCTGGTGGCCCACGCCCTGGTCAGCTACCTGCAAACCTACTTTGGTGGCTGGCTGGGCCAGTACATCGTGCGCGATATTCGCGTGGACCTCTACAAGCACATCCTGGATCTGCGGCTGAAGTTTTTCGACCGGACGCCCATTGGCGTGCTGGTGACCCGCAATATCTCCGACGTGGAAACCCTGTCCGACGTGTTCAGCGAAGGACTGGCGGCCATGATTGGCGACATTCTGCAGCTGCTCTTCATCATGGGCTTCATGTTCTGGATTGACTGGCGCCTGACCCTGGTCAGCCTCTCGGTTATTCCGCCGCTGCTCTACAGTACCTACGTGTTCAAGGAGAAAGTGAAAACCTCGTTTCAGGAAGTGCGCACGGCCGTGGCCAACCTCAACTCCTTTGTGCAGGAGCACCTGACGGGCATGAACGTGGTCCAGATTTTCAACAACGAGGAGCGCGAATACCGCAAGTTCAAGGCCATCAACCAGGAGCACACCCGGGCCAACATTCGCTCGGTGCTTTACTACAGCATCTATTTTCCCGTGGCCGAAGTGCTGGCCGCTGTGGGCGTGGGTCTGCTAGTATGGTACGCCGCCCAAGGGCAGATTGAAGGCACGATTTCGAAAGGGGCCCTCATTGCCTTTATCATGTACAACGCGCTGTTCTTCCGGCCTATCCGTCAGATTGCCGACCGGTTCAACACCCTGCAGCTGGGTTTGGTAAGTACCGAGCGGCTACTCAAGCTACTCGACAGCAAGGAGCTTATTGCCGACAACGGTACCTATGCCCCGGCTCAGCTCCAGGGCGACGTGAAGTTCGACAAGGTCTGGTTTGCCTACAACGACGAGGAATACGTGCTGCGCGACGTAAGCTTTGAGGTAAAGGCAGGCCAAACCATTGCCTTCGTGGGCGCTACGGGCGCGGGCAAAACCAGCATTATCAACCTGCTCAGCCGCTTCTACGAAATCAATAAGGGCACCATTGCCGTGGATGGCCATGACCTGCGCGAGTACGACCTCAAGGAGCTGCGCCGCCACATCGGGGTAGTGTTGCAGGACGTGTTTCTCTTCGCCGGCACCATTCAGGACAATATCACCCTGGGCAACAAGGATATTACCGAGGAGCAAATCTGGGCTGCTGCCGACCTGGTCGGGGCCCGGCGCTTTATCGAGCGGCTGCCCGGCGGCCTGCAGTACCCCGTAATGGAGCGGGGCGCGACCCTGTCGGTAGGGCAGCGCCAGCTGATTTCCTTCGTGCGGGCCATGGTCTACCAGCCCCGCATCATCATTCTGGACGAGGCCACGTCCTCCGTGGATAGTGAAACCGAGGAGCTGATTCAGCAGGCTATTGAAAAGCTGATGCAGGGCCGTACTTCCCTCGTCATTGCCCACCGCCTGAGCACCATCCAGAAGGCCGACCGTATCATTGTGTTGGACCGCGGCGAAATTAAGGAAGCTGGTACCCACGAAGAACTGCTACGCCACGGCGGCTTCTACCAGCAGCTCTACCAGATGCAGTACAAAGACGCCCTGAATACTCCCGCCGAATAA
- a CDS encoding T9SS type A sorting domain-containing protein, which translates to MKTVVVTLSLGLGMLLGLGSAQAQTKPAAKAPAKAPASAVKAAVAAKPAASAVAAQEKPAPPELITSKMEVATPSSDAIKVRVDTNPLTKRLIVRTNVTGPTRVEVNDVNGRPVITRDLIAGDEAITLDVSQLPAGSYLVQCTSGTRSGVRRVMVGQ; encoded by the coding sequence ATGAAAACGGTTGTAGTAACCCTTAGTTTGGGATTAGGAATGCTGCTGGGGCTCGGATCGGCCCAGGCTCAAACGAAACCGGCAGCTAAAGCTCCTGCCAAAGCGCCAGCCTCCGCCGTCAAGGCAGCTGTAGCGGCCAAGCCGGCCGCCTCGGCCGTGGCCGCCCAGGAAAAGCCCGCTCCTCCGGAGCTTATTACCAGCAAGATGGAAGTGGCCACTCCTTCCTCCGATGCCATCAAGGTGCGGGTCGATACCAATCCGCTGACCAAGCGTCTGATTGTGCGCACCAACGTTACGGGCCCGACCCGAGTAGAGGTCAATGATGTGAACGGCCGTCCGGTTATTACCCGCGACCTGATAGCCGGCGACGAGGCCATCACCCTGGACGTGAGCCAGCTGCCGGCCGGATCTTACCTGGTGCAGTGCACGTCCGGAACCCGCAGCGGCGTACGCCGGGTGATGGTTGGCCAGTAA
- a CDS encoding ABC transporter ATP-binding protein: MRALSATNKYLYRYKWHFLGGVLFVALSTLLAIFPAQIVRYAFDLVGEGIDLYHLYAGTRAQSGVYELFGRNVLLYGLLIVLMALLRGIFLFFMRQTLIVMSRLVENDQKNEIFQHYQSLPLSFYRRHNTGDLMSRISEDVGRVRMYIGPALMYFMQLVILFVLIIPLMLMVNVKLTLYTLIPLPILSVSIYYVNNLIERKSDEIQRSLAAMTTFVQESFSGIRVLKSFVREDDSHQQFTAASDNYKEKSLSLNFVNSLFFPLILFLIGISTIVTVWVGGQEVIRGTITTGSIAEFLIYVNLLTWPVTALGWTSSLVQRAEASQARINEFMHQQTDIVSRQNIQQEIQGDIVFDNVSFTYPDTGIQALRDVSFRIRPGQTLAVIGNTGSGKSTIAALLCRLYDVTEGQIAVDSVDVRDFSLNSLREQIGYVPQDVFLFSDSIRNNINFGLDNPSEERMQQAAKDANVYDNIIRFPEGFDTKLGERGITLSGGQKQRVSIARALVKEPKILILDDSLSAVDTNTENAILNSLQRIMHNRTSLIISHRVSSVKLADEILVLDDGVIVQHGTHEALMEEENGLYRALYERQLQNEEA; encoded by the coding sequence GTGCGCGCATTATCCGCTACCAATAAATACCTGTACCGCTACAAATGGCATTTTCTGGGCGGCGTCCTGTTCGTGGCGCTATCCACGCTACTCGCCATTTTCCCGGCCCAAATCGTGCGCTACGCCTTTGATCTGGTGGGTGAGGGCATTGATTTGTATCACCTCTACGCCGGCACCCGGGCCCAGAGCGGGGTGTATGAGCTCTTCGGCCGCAACGTGCTGCTCTACGGTCTGCTCATCGTGCTGATGGCCTTGCTGCGCGGTATCTTCCTGTTTTTCATGCGCCAGACGCTCATCGTGATGAGCCGCTTGGTGGAAAACGACCAGAAAAACGAAATTTTCCAGCACTACCAGTCCCTACCCCTGAGCTTTTACCGCCGCCACAACACCGGCGACTTGATGTCACGCATTAGTGAGGACGTGGGCCGGGTGCGTATGTACATCGGGCCGGCCTTGATGTACTTTATGCAGCTGGTCATTCTGTTTGTGCTCATCATCCCGCTCATGCTGATGGTGAACGTGAAGCTGACCCTCTACACGCTTATTCCGCTGCCCATCCTGTCGGTGAGCATTTACTACGTCAACAACCTGATTGAGCGGAAGTCCGACGAAATTCAACGCTCCTTAGCGGCCATGACGACCTTCGTGCAGGAGTCCTTTTCGGGCATCCGGGTGCTTAAGTCGTTTGTGCGCGAGGACGATTCCCACCAGCAGTTCACCGCCGCGAGTGACAACTACAAAGAGAAGTCCCTGAGCCTGAACTTCGTCAACTCCCTGTTTTTTCCCTTGATTCTGTTCCTCATCGGCATTAGCACCATTGTCACGGTGTGGGTGGGCGGCCAGGAAGTGATTCGCGGCACCATCACCACGGGTAGCATTGCCGAGTTCCTGATTTACGTGAACCTGCTGACCTGGCCCGTTACGGCCCTGGGCTGGACGTCCTCCCTGGTGCAGCGCGCCGAAGCTTCTCAGGCCCGCATCAACGAGTTTATGCACCAGCAGACCGACATTGTTTCGCGCCAGAACATCCAGCAGGAAATCCAGGGCGACATTGTGTTCGACAACGTTTCGTTTACCTACCCAGACACCGGCATTCAGGCCCTGCGCGACGTCTCGTTCCGCATCCGACCCGGTCAGACCCTAGCCGTTATCGGCAATACCGGCTCGGGCAAGAGTACCATTGCGGCCCTGCTTTGCCGCTTGTACGACGTAACCGAAGGCCAGATTGCGGTAGACAGCGTGGACGTGCGCGACTTTTCGCTCAACTCGCTGCGGGAGCAAATCGGCTACGTGCCCCAGGACGTGTTTCTGTTTTCGGACAGCATCCGCAACAACATCAACTTCGGCCTCGACAACCCGAGTGAGGAGCGGATGCAGCAGGCCGCCAAGGATGCCAATGTGTATGACAACATCATCCGCTTCCCTGAGGGCTTCGACACCAAGCTCGGCGAGCGAGGTATTACGCTCTCAGGCGGACAGAAGCAGCGCGTCAGTATTGCCAGAGCTTTGGTGAAAGAGCCCAAAATCCTGATTCTGGACGATTCGCTGTCGGCCGTGGATACCAACACCGAAAACGCCATTCTCAACAGCTTGCAGCGCATCATGCACAACCGCACCAGCCTGATTATCTCCCACCGGGTATCGTCGGTGAAGCTGGCCGACGAAATCCTGGTGCTCGATGACGGCGTGATTGTGCAGCACGGCACCCATGAGGCCCTGATGGAAGAGGAAAACGGCCTGTACCGCGCCCTCTACGAGCGGCAATTGCAGAACGAGGAGGCCTAA
- the nusB gene encoding transcription antitermination factor NusB — MLNRRTLRIKVMQALYAYHQAVGSDFMLAQDRIADAFAPDLNAPEAQDRKLLKGQQKMAEAIFREWHKGGSAAEVEKIDDKEVNDAVTDAISYYIKQKAKDGSFYAGQMVHGAESIHTQYLHLLNLPDALLRVIEEEKQREARRFTPSKETPLDTTRFEENQVVQKLIGNKQLLDLTIRRNAQWTGEDDMEALRKAWRNEIKLDAEFQSYLAAPAGNYAEDQELLKYLYKNFVFKGESLPAYLEEDDQNWEENRSVVKNLVVKTLKMLDEAADENLELMSLSANWVDDKEFAETLYKQTLADDERYEKLIAESVQNWDVERVALTDKILLKMALCEMHLFRGIPVKVTINEYIEISKMYSTPKSKQFVNGILDKLAQDLTASGAIRKSGRGLLDNQ; from the coding sequence ATGCTCAATCGCCGCACGCTCCGCATTAAGGTTATGCAGGCCCTGTACGCTTACCATCAGGCCGTCGGGTCCGATTTTATGCTGGCCCAGGACCGCATTGCGGATGCCTTTGCCCCTGACCTGAACGCTCCCGAAGCCCAGGACCGCAAGCTGCTGAAAGGGCAGCAGAAAATGGCTGAGGCTATTTTCCGGGAGTGGCACAAGGGCGGCTCGGCAGCCGAGGTCGAGAAAATCGACGACAAGGAGGTGAACGACGCCGTAACCGACGCCATCAGCTACTATATCAAGCAGAAGGCCAAGGATGGCTCGTTCTACGCCGGGCAGATGGTGCACGGGGCCGAGAGCATCCACACCCAGTATTTGCACCTGCTCAATCTGCCGGATGCCTTGCTGCGCGTGATTGAGGAAGAAAAGCAGCGGGAAGCCCGTCGCTTCACGCCCTCCAAGGAAACCCCGCTCGACACGACCCGCTTCGAGGAAAACCAGGTAGTACAGAAGCTGATTGGCAACAAGCAGCTGCTCGACCTGACCATTCGGCGCAACGCCCAGTGGACCGGCGAAGACGACATGGAGGCCCTGCGCAAAGCCTGGCGCAACGAAATCAAGCTCGACGCAGAGTTTCAGAGCTACCTGGCAGCCCCGGCCGGCAACTATGCCGAAGACCAGGAGCTGCTGAAGTACCTCTACAAGAACTTCGTGTTTAAGGGTGAGTCGCTGCCGGCTTACCTGGAGGAAGACGACCAGAACTGGGAGGAAAACCGCTCGGTGGTGAAAAACCTGGTGGTCAAGACCCTGAAGATGCTCGACGAAGCCGCCGACGAAAACCTGGAGCTGATGTCCTTGTCGGCCAACTGGGTTGACGACAAAGAATTTGCCGAGACGCTCTACAAGCAGACCCTGGCCGACGACGAGCGGTACGAGAAGCTCATTGCCGAGTCGGTACAGAACTGGGACGTGGAGCGCGTGGCGCTGACGGACAAGATTCTGCTGAAAATGGCGCTCTGCGAAATGCACCTTTTCCGGGGTATCCCCGTGAAAGTCACCATCAACGAGTATATCGAAATCAGCAAAATGTATAGCACGCCCAAGAGCAAGCAGTTTGTGAACGGTATTCTCGATAAATTGGCCCAGGACTTGACGGCCAGCGGTGCCATCCGCAA